One window from the genome of Moritella sp. F3 encodes:
- the dapA gene encoding 4-hydroxy-tetrahydrodipicolinate synthase, whose product MSVNSTVTDKSAMKALLKGSIVALVTPFKNNKIDEPALRNLVDWHVAQGTHGIVAVGTTGECPTLSLEEHCQILDIVVNQAAGRLPVIAGAGSNNPTDAILLSNHAQAAGAIATLHVAGYYNRPCQEGLFQHFKAVNDNNDLPIIVYNIPGRAIVDIQPETLARMAELENVVGIKDATGDLSRPWLERQLIKGDFSFLSGDDCTTVAYNVSGGNGLISVSANVAPKLYAQVQELTFAGKYVEARELQDRLITLHNLMFKETSPAGVKYAVSLLGLCEPECRLPVIELTQGTKDEIRAAMVELELI is encoded by the coding sequence ATGAGTGTTAACTCAACGGTCACCGATAAATCAGCAATGAAAGCATTACTTAAAGGCTCAATTGTTGCTTTGGTTACCCCGTTTAAAAATAATAAAATTGATGAACCAGCATTACGCAACTTGGTGGACTGGCATGTTGCTCAGGGAACGCATGGTATCGTTGCTGTAGGCACGACTGGCGAATGCCCAACACTGTCATTAGAAGAGCATTGTCAGATCCTTGATATCGTGGTTAACCAAGCCGCAGGACGCTTACCGGTTATTGCTGGTGCGGGTTCGAACAATCCGACGGATGCGATCTTATTATCTAATCATGCGCAAGCTGCCGGTGCGATTGCGACGTTACATGTCGCTGGTTATTATAACCGCCCATGTCAGGAAGGTTTATTCCAACACTTTAAAGCGGTTAACGATAACAATGACCTGCCAATCATTGTTTACAATATCCCAGGTCGTGCGATTGTAGATATCCAACCTGAAACATTAGCGCGTATGGCTGAGCTTGAAAATGTGGTCGGCATTAAAGATGCAACAGGTGATCTGTCACGTCCTTGGTTAGAGCGCCAATTAATTAAAGGTGATTTCTCTTTCCTCTCTGGTGATGACTGCACGACGGTTGCTTATAACGTATCTGGCGGTAATGGCCTTATTTCGGTATCAGCTAACGTTGCGCCAAAACTGTATGCACAAGTGCAGGAATTAACGTTTGCGGGTAAATATGTTGAAGCGAGAGAGTTGCAAGATCGTTTGATCACGCTACATAACTTAATGTTTAAAGAAACAAGCCCTGCTGGTGTGAAATATGCGGTATCGCTACTAGGCCTATGTGAGCCTGAGTGCCGTTTACCTGTTATTGAACTTACCCAAGGTACAAAAGACGAAATTCGCGCTGCTATGGTTGAATTAGAGTTGATTTAA
- the parC gene encoding DNA topoisomerase IV subunit A translates to MTDVIDMSLDGVEEQPLREFTEQAYLNYSMYVIMDRALPHIGDGLKPVQRRITYAMSELGLHAGAKYKKSARTVGDVLGKYHPHGDSACYEAMVLMAQPFSYRYPLVDGQGNWGAPDDPKSFAAMRYTEAKLSKFSEVLLGEVGLGTVDWAPNFDGTMKEPQLLPARLPHILLNGVTGIAVGMATDIPPHNVREITNACLHLIDKPKAELSELMAYVKGPDYPTEAEIITPEKDIAKIYESGKGSIKMRAVFTLESGDIVISALPHQVSGGKILEQIAAQMQAKKLPMVADLRDESDHENPTRLVIVPRSNRIDIDQLMAHLFASTDLEKNYRVNLNMIGLNEKPQVKGLKKILSEWLEFRNATVRRRLQFRLDKVLARLHTLDGLLIAFLNIDEVIEIIRQYDDPKAELISRFDLSVKQAEAVLELKLRHLAKLEEMRIRGEQGELNTERHKLEQLLSSDRRLATLVKKELIMDAEKFGDERRSPIIERTEAKALTEKELMPNEAVTVVLSQQGWARCAKGHDVDAKGLSYKASDEYKDSAEGRSNCPAVFIDSSGRSFALDAHTLPSARSQGEPLTTRFTLAAGQTFTHALMADDNQQFLLSSDAGYGFIGKFSDMVSRNKNGKALLTLPAGGLVIEPQAVSDISTDQGLIISNEGRMLIFPLSSLPLLSKGKGNKLMNIPSARVKSREEYVQMLTIVPEGQSVTLYAGKRKLTLKPADLEHYKGERGRRGFKLPRGLQRVDSLDVAQE, encoded by the coding sequence ATGACTGACGTTATTGATATGAGCTTAGACGGTGTCGAAGAACAACCGCTAAGGGAATTTACCGAGCAAGCATATTTGAACTACTCCATGTATGTGATCATGGATCGTGCCTTGCCTCATATTGGTGATGGCTTAAAGCCTGTACAGCGCCGTATTACCTATGCAATGTCTGAGCTTGGCTTACATGCGGGTGCCAAATATAAGAAATCAGCGCGTACGGTTGGTGATGTGCTAGGTAAGTACCATCCCCATGGCGATAGTGCTTGTTATGAAGCGATGGTGTTGATGGCACAACCATTTTCTTATCGTTATCCGCTGGTTGATGGTCAAGGTAACTGGGGTGCACCGGATGATCCGAAATCATTTGCGGCAATGCGCTATACCGAAGCTAAATTGTCAAAGTTTTCCGAAGTATTGCTAGGTGAAGTGGGCCTCGGCACCGTTGATTGGGCGCCTAACTTTGACGGCACCATGAAAGAACCACAATTATTACCTGCGCGTTTACCGCACATTTTATTAAATGGTGTGACGGGGATTGCGGTGGGTATGGCAACTGATATTCCACCACATAACGTGCGTGAAATTACTAACGCTTGTTTGCACCTAATTGATAAACCTAAAGCTGAATTGTCAGAATTGATGGCTTATGTCAAAGGCCCTGATTATCCGACTGAAGCAGAGATTATTACACCAGAAAAAGATATCGCTAAGATCTATGAAAGCGGTAAAGGCAGCATTAAAATGCGCGCGGTATTCACACTAGAAAGTGGTGACATTGTCATTAGCGCACTACCGCACCAAGTATCTGGTGGTAAGATTTTAGAACAAATTGCAGCGCAAATGCAGGCTAAAAAATTACCGATGGTCGCGGATTTACGTGATGAATCTGATCATGAAAACCCAACACGCTTGGTTATTGTGCCACGCTCGAATCGTATTGATATCGATCAGTTAATGGCGCATTTATTTGCCAGTACCGATCTAGAAAAAAATTACCGCGTTAACTTGAATATGATTGGTTTGAATGAAAAACCACAAGTTAAAGGGCTAAAGAAAATATTATCAGAATGGCTAGAGTTCCGTAATGCGACTGTCCGCCGTCGTTTACAGTTCCGTTTAGATAAAGTACTGGCGCGTTTACATACCCTCGATGGTTTATTGATCGCCTTTTTAAATATCGATGAAGTGATTGAGATCATTCGTCAGTATGACGATCCAAAAGCAGAGCTAATCAGTCGTTTTGATTTATCGGTCAAACAAGCAGAGGCAGTGCTTGAGCTTAAATTACGTCATTTAGCTAAGTTAGAAGAAATGCGTATTCGTGGTGAGCAAGGTGAATTAAACACTGAGCGCCATAAATTAGAGCAGCTATTAAGTTCAGATCGCCGCTTAGCAACATTAGTGAAAAAAGAACTTATTATGGACGCTGAGAAATTTGGTGATGAACGTCGTTCACCGATTATCGAGCGAACAGAAGCAAAAGCGTTAACAGAAAAAGAATTAATGCCCAATGAAGCGGTGACCGTGGTGTTATCACAACAAGGCTGGGCACGTTGTGCGAAAGGCCATGACGTGGACGCGAAAGGACTCAGTTATAAAGCCAGTGATGAATATAAAGATTCCGCAGAAGGACGCAGTAATTGCCCGGCAGTCTTTATTGATTCGAGTGGTCGTTCATTTGCACTGGATGCACATACGTTGCCATCGGCACGTAGTCAGGGTGAACCCTTGACGACTCGCTTCACGCTCGCAGCCGGACAAACCTTTACTCATGCGCTGATGGCGGATGATAACCAACAATTCTTACTTAGCTCTGATGCGGGTTATGGCTTCATTGGCAAGTTCAGTGACATGGTGAGTCGTAATAAAAATGGTAAAGCATTATTAACCTTACCCGCTGGTGGTCTAGTGATTGAACCACAAGCGGTAAGCGATATTAGTACTGACCAGGGCTTAATCATTTCTAACGAAGGTCGGATGCTCATATTCCCACTGTCGTCATTGCCATTACTGTCTAAAGGTAAGGGGAATAAATTAATGAATATTCCATCTGCACGGGTTAAAAGCCGAGAGGAGTATGTGCAAATGCTGACAATTGTGCCGGAAGGGCAGTCTGTCACACTGTATGCTGGTAAGCGTAAGTTAACATTGAAACCTGCTGATTTAGAACATTATAAGGGTGAGCGAGGACGTCGTGGTTTCAAATTACCACGTGGATTACAGCGTGTTGATAGCCTAGATGTAGCGCAAGAATAA
- a CDS encoding GGDEF domain-containing protein: MYLRLLLTFFIMFAGLLIPPFFAALSTAQQDMLVELPNVLFLLVIILSHFFKQGRSGFAALLMLVAYNIIQFRLQTPLAIGSTLFEYYFLVLLLPANLVLLLFLPERTLLSFQALSYHAIFILQAAAYYWFIQPEQLPLISHILFVVEPWVLALGYVSVLPSILLGLLICAVLTAAILMLFRDVASDQAYLSALLASTLTVVEFEQQWISVSMFMMSAVMLLLCILKRSHEQAFIDELTCIPGRRALNIDLAQLSGKYSIAMLDIDRFKKFNDTYGHDIGDTVLKMVATKLTLVKGRGKVYRYGGEEFTIVFKGKSASDCIGYLDEIRLLIADYPFQIRQSAERRELQPQTGKRQNDKRQSDKLKTDESNGKGVNEGKTNHSVTDIDKTVQVTISIGVAEGRSSMTTPEEVIKAADQLLYAAKEAGRNQVCA, from the coding sequence ATGTATTTAAGGTTATTACTGACATTTTTCATTATGTTTGCGGGACTTTTGATCCCGCCATTTTTTGCTGCGCTTTCAACCGCGCAGCAGGATATGTTAGTTGAATTACCAAATGTACTCTTTTTATTGGTGATTATATTAAGTCACTTCTTTAAGCAGGGCCGCAGTGGTTTTGCAGCATTACTGATGCTGGTGGCTTACAATATTATTCAATTTCGCTTACAAACGCCCTTGGCGATAGGCAGTACATTATTTGAGTATTACTTTCTGGTACTGTTATTACCTGCCAACTTAGTGTTGCTATTATTCTTACCTGAACGCACCTTGCTTTCCTTTCAAGCACTTTCTTATCACGCTATTTTTATCTTACAAGCAGCGGCTTACTACTGGTTTATTCAGCCCGAACAATTACCACTGATCTCCCATATTTTGTTTGTTGTAGAACCTTGGGTTTTGGCGTTAGGCTATGTGTCGGTATTACCTAGCATACTGTTAGGTCTATTGATTTGTGCGGTGCTGACGGCGGCGATATTGATGCTATTTAGAGACGTTGCTTCAGATCAAGCATACCTCAGTGCACTACTGGCATCTACTTTGACTGTCGTTGAGTTTGAACAGCAGTGGATATCGGTGAGCATGTTTATGATGAGTGCGGTGATGCTACTGCTGTGCATATTGAAGCGCAGCCATGAGCAAGCGTTTATTGATGAACTAACCTGTATTCCTGGGCGTAGGGCATTAAATATCGATCTGGCACAACTCAGTGGTAAGTACAGTATTGCGATGCTTGATATCGACCGGTTTAAAAAATTCAATGATACCTATGGTCATGATATTGGCGATACGGTATTGAAAATGGTTGCGACTAAATTAACCTTAGTGAAAGGGCGAGGCAAAGTGTATCGCTATGGTGGTGAAGAGTTTACTATCGTATTTAAAGGTAAATCGGCGTCAGACTGTATCGGTTATTTAGATGAGATTCGGCTATTAATTGCTGATTACCCGTTTCAAATTCGTCAATCTGCTGAACGACGAGAACTTCAGCCCCAGACTGGTAAAAGGCAGAATGATAAGCGACAGAGCGATAAGCTAAAGACTGATGAGAGTAACGGCAAAGGCGTTAATGAAGGTAAAACTAATCATTCGGTCACCGATATTGATAAAACGGTGCAGGTGACTATCAGTATTGGTGTCGCTGAAGGACGTAGTTCAATGACCACCCCAGAGGAGGTCATCAAAGCGGCGGATCAATTATTGTATGCAGCTAAAGAAGCTGGCCGAAACCAGGTATGTGCTTGA
- the oxyR gene encoding DNA-binding transcriptional regulator OxyR encodes MNLRDLEYLVALQELKHFRKAAEKCFVSQPTLSGQIRKLEDELDVILIERTSRKVLFTPAGDQIADQARTVLLESKAIKEIAKSYASPTAGAIHIGLIPTVAPYLLPLIVPSMKQQFPDLDMFLHENQTNELLKQLDEGELDCLLLAYLPGMEKYGHIELYKEPLELIIPSGHRFKGRDRVDLSELRGEKVLMLEDGHCLRDQAMDYCFTAGAEEDQSFKATSLETLRHMIAADAGVTLLPHLAIPRTRFTEGVEYIKFVEPEPIRKIVLLYRKGSVRRPCFNDIAQVISKQVMATIV; translated from the coding sequence ATGAACTTAAGAGATTTAGAATATCTTGTCGCGTTACAAGAACTGAAGCATTTTAGAAAAGCGGCGGAAAAATGTTTTGTCAGCCAACCGACACTCAGTGGCCAGATCCGTAAGTTAGAAGATGAACTGGATGTGATCTTGATTGAGCGCACATCGAGAAAAGTATTATTCACACCAGCAGGCGATCAAATTGCTGATCAAGCGCGTACCGTATTATTAGAATCTAAAGCCATTAAAGAAATTGCCAAGAGTTATGCTAGTCCAACGGCTGGGGCGATTCATATTGGCTTGATCCCGACCGTTGCACCTTATCTGTTGCCATTGATTGTGCCATCAATGAAACAACAATTCCCTGATTTAGATATGTTCTTGCATGAAAACCAAACCAATGAGTTATTAAAGCAATTGGATGAAGGTGAGTTGGATTGTTTATTATTAGCTTACTTACCAGGCATGGAAAAATACGGTCACATTGAGTTATATAAAGAACCATTAGAGCTAATTATTCCGAGTGGACACCGCTTTAAAGGTCGAGACCGCGTTGATTTATCGGAATTACGCGGCGAAAAAGTACTGATGTTAGAAGATGGTCACTGTCTGCGTGATCAAGCGATGGATTACTGTTTTACAGCGGGTGCTGAAGAAGACCAAAGCTTTAAAGCAACAAGCTTAGAAACACTGCGTCATATGATCGCTGCGGACGCGGGTGTGACATTACTACCACATCTGGCTATTCCACGGACTCGATTCACCGAAGGTGTGGAGTACATTAAATTTGTTGAACCTGAACCAATTCGAAAAATTGTTTTATTATACCGTAAAGGGTCAGTAAGACGTCCTTGCTTTAACGATATCGCGCAAGTCATCAGCAAGCAAGTGATGGCCACGATAGTTTAA
- the rsmC gene encoding 16S rRNA (guanine(1207)-N(2))-methyltransferase RsmC translates to MISNSYTLASQLLARNTAHFEDKDLLIAGYIEDTYPTELAKIAKKVTLFSYDYSAKLHFDNVSNIDNHCSTEYQAVKKHQVALIYMSKSKAEVEYLLANITEHLEDGAMIFMVGENNAGIRSANKFFAPYGDICNKLDAARRSSLFVTELNKPVAKFVQDDWVTTFPISVNGVDLTVCTLPGVFSHGKLDTGSNILLNNLHKKPSGRVLDLGCGAGIIGSYIAKRFPESKVEMTDVSALAVKSSQLTLAANELAGQAYLSDVYSDVEGTFDYIISNPPFHAGLKTHYASTETFLKEANGYINTRGHLVLVANSFLKYPEIIEAAFGHCLLQIKSSKFAVYYANK, encoded by the coding sequence ATGATCAGCAATAGCTACACCCTAGCAAGTCAATTACTCGCGCGTAACACTGCACATTTTGAAGATAAAGACCTGTTGATTGCGGGTTACATCGAAGATACGTATCCGACTGAATTAGCTAAAATAGCTAAAAAAGTAACGTTATTCAGCTACGATTATTCAGCTAAGCTACATTTTGATAATGTCAGCAATATTGATAACCATTGCTCAACTGAATACCAAGCGGTGAAGAAACACCAAGTTGCTTTGATTTATATGTCAAAATCAAAGGCTGAAGTAGAATATTTATTAGCGAACATTACCGAACATCTTGAAGACGGTGCAATGATCTTCATGGTGGGTGAAAACAACGCTGGTATCCGTAGCGCGAATAAATTCTTTGCCCCGTATGGTGATATTTGTAACAAACTAGATGCAGCACGTCGCAGCTCATTATTTGTAACTGAATTAAATAAACCTGTCGCTAAATTTGTTCAAGACGATTGGGTCACAACATTCCCAATATCAGTGAATGGTGTTGACCTAACAGTATGCACATTACCGGGTGTATTTAGCCACGGTAAATTAGATACAGGCAGTAATATCCTGCTTAATAACTTACACAAAAAACCATCGGGTCGTGTACTTGATCTTGGTTGTGGTGCAGGTATTATCGGTAGTTATATCGCGAAACGTTTCCCAGAAAGTAAAGTTGAAATGACCGATGTAAGTGCACTGGCAGTTAAATCAAGCCAACTGACATTAGCGGCAAATGAATTAGCCGGTCAAGCTTACCTTTCTGATGTTTATTCAGATGTGGAAGGTACATTCGATTATATTATTTCGAACCCACCTTTCCATGCTGGTTTAAAAACGCATTATGCAAGCACTGAAACCTTCTTAAAAGAAGCGAATGGCTACATCAATACACGCGGCCATTTAGTATTAGTTGCGAATAGTTTCTTAAAATATCCTGAGATTATTGAAGCCGCTTTCGGCCATTGCTTACTGCAAATTAAATCATCTAAGTTCGCCGTTTATTACGCGAATAAATAG
- a CDS encoding 1-acylglycerol-3-phosphate O-acyltransferase, translating into MLFIGRLVLVMLFMIYLLVMSILRFSLQPRNPKHVACVARNFSRLARILGVKLIVRKPAGLNDAGPYVFVGNHQNNFDLVTMTAAVQPGTVSVGKKSLIWVPIFGFVYWLSGNILIDRNNKSKAVGTISAVADRIKKGHLSIWMFAEGTRSRGRGLLPFKTGAFHTAIQAEVPIVPVCCSNTHNKIKLNRWDNGEVIIEIMDPIATTGLERKAVRQLSSDVHAIMKKRIDELSVEARDA; encoded by the coding sequence ATGTTATTTATTGGTCGTTTAGTCTTAGTCATGTTGTTCATGATCTACTTATTAGTCATGAGTATTTTACGTTTTAGTTTACAGCCTAGAAATCCAAAACACGTGGCATGTGTGGCGAGAAACTTCTCCCGTTTGGCGCGTATTCTGGGGGTTAAATTAATCGTTCGTAAACCAGCTGGTTTGAACGATGCAGGCCCGTATGTTTTTGTTGGTAATCATCAAAACAATTTTGATTTGGTTACGATGACGGCAGCGGTACAGCCGGGTACTGTATCTGTTGGTAAGAAAAGCTTAATTTGGGTGCCTATTTTTGGTTTTGTATATTGGCTGTCAGGTAATATCCTGATCGATCGTAATAACAAAAGCAAAGCTGTTGGTACTATTTCAGCAGTGGCTGATCGTATTAAAAAGGGTCACTTGAGTATTTGGATGTTTGCTGAAGGAACGCGTAGCCGTGGTCGTGGCTTATTGCCGTTTAAGACTGGTGCCTTCCATACCGCTATACAAGCTGAAGTGCCGATTGTGCCGGTATGCTGTTCTAATACGCATAATAAAATAAAATTAAATCGCTGGGATAACGGCGAAGTGATTATTGAAATCATGGATCCAATTGCAACGACGGGCTTAGAGCGCAAAGCGGTACGTCAATTATCATCAGATGTGCATGCAATCATGAAAAAACGTATTGATGAGTTATCTGTAGAAGCGCGAGATGCCTAA
- a CDS encoding penicillin-binding protein 1A, with protein sequence MKWIKRLSVFLLVSGLLGVGSIIALYFSIKPELPDVTTLKTMQLQTPMKVFSQDGKLISQFGEKRRIPIEIDDVPPLMINAFLATEDSRFYSHPGIDPIGIVRAATVMIMTGERKQGASTITQQVARNFFLTREKTFIRKIKEIFLAWHIEQNLSKDEILTLYLNKIPLGYRSFGIGAAAQVYYGKALNELTLAQMAIIAGLPKAPSALNPIRSPKRAQARRHVVLLRMLDEQYITKAQFDEANNAPITAKYHGAEIELSAPYLAEMVRSEIIKRYGEDKAYSQGLNVYTTVRSDRQTAATNALINNLLNYDLRHGYRGPLGQAWTNDEVLSHDEILLLLKDKPSYKPLKPAVITAVTGQTAEALLANGEQVTVSWDGLKWARPFISDKKQGPAPQTAAEIVNAGDIVLLRPNTLATQPATESTTQTAQWMLGQIPDASSAFIAIDNNDGAIEALVGGFNYQQSKFNRVTQAERQIGSNIKPFVYSAGLAQGATLATLINDAPINQLDKRAGTAWRPKNSPPTYNGPTRFRLGLAQSKNVMSVRVFRQVGLNNAINYMTRFGFEKAKLPRDESLSLGSASLTPLEVAVAFATFANGGFKVDPYFIDRIENVDGEIIYQSTPKQACLECEKQIALGTDNPEYWLDVEGDALAKCDIAAYGSPQLAPRIITEQNAFLMREVMASVIWGGGSWRHKTGWNGTGWRAAAALKRHDIGGKTGTTNEAKDAWFSGFNPDLSATSWIGFDDHSRELGRVSRNINLDKHQISGGEAGAKTAQPAWIEFMQKALKGVPERPSVLPDNIVQVRIDRESGLLTHKSDYTARFEYFIKGTEPTEYVNNQDADSSFDDIDNSNENSGAVDESLDDLF encoded by the coding sequence GTGAAATGGATTAAACGATTATCCGTATTTTTATTGGTCAGCGGACTGCTCGGTGTAGGTAGTATCATTGCACTTTATTTCAGCATCAAGCCAGAACTGCCTGATGTAACAACCTTAAAAACAATGCAACTACAAACCCCAATGAAGGTCTTTAGCCAGGATGGCAAATTGATCTCTCAATTTGGTGAGAAACGTCGTATTCCCATTGAAATTGATGACGTACCACCATTAATGATCAATGCATTTTTGGCCACCGAGGATAGCCGTTTTTACAGCCATCCAGGTATAGATCCTATCGGTATTGTCCGCGCAGCAACTGTCATGATCATGACTGGCGAACGTAAGCAAGGCGCAAGTACAATCACCCAACAGGTGGCAAGAAATTTCTTTTTAACCCGCGAAAAAACCTTTATTCGTAAGATTAAAGAAATATTTTTAGCTTGGCATATCGAACAAAATCTTTCTAAAGATGAGATCTTAACTTTATACCTCAATAAGATCCCACTGGGCTATCGCTCATTTGGTATTGGTGCTGCAGCACAAGTTTATTACGGTAAAGCATTAAACGAATTAACGCTTGCGCAAATGGCGATCATTGCCGGTCTACCAAAGGCACCGTCAGCGTTAAACCCAATTCGCTCGCCAAAGCGTGCTCAAGCTCGTCGTCATGTAGTATTGCTGCGTATGTTAGATGAACAATATATCACCAAAGCACAATTTGACGAGGCGAATAACGCGCCGATTACAGCGAAATATCACGGCGCAGAAATCGAGTTGTCAGCCCCTTATTTAGCAGAAATGGTGCGCAGTGAAATAATTAAACGCTACGGTGAAGATAAAGCTTACTCTCAAGGTTTAAATGTCTACACCACAGTACGAAGTGACCGCCAAACTGCAGCGACTAATGCACTGATTAATAATTTACTGAATTATGATTTACGCCACGGCTATCGTGGTCCATTAGGCCAAGCTTGGACTAATGATGAAGTACTTAGCCATGACGAAATTCTATTATTATTAAAAGATAAACCAAGTTACAAGCCACTTAAACCTGCTGTTATTACCGCAGTAACAGGCCAAACAGCCGAAGCATTATTGGCAAATGGCGAGCAAGTGACTGTAAGTTGGGATGGTTTAAAATGGGCGCGTCCATTTATTTCTGACAAGAAACAAGGACCCGCACCACAAACAGCCGCTGAAATTGTTAATGCTGGTGATATCGTATTATTACGTCCGAACACACTAGCAACACAACCAGCAACTGAATCTACGACACAAACTGCACAATGGATGTTAGGTCAGATCCCTGACGCTAGTTCAGCCTTTATCGCTATCGATAATAATGACGGTGCTATTGAAGCCTTAGTTGGTGGTTTTAATTATCAGCAAAGTAAGTTTAACCGTGTAACCCAAGCAGAGCGTCAAATAGGTTCGAATATCAAACCATTTGTTTATTCCGCAGGTTTAGCACAAGGGGCAACACTCGCCACCCTAATCAATGATGCACCCATTAACCAACTCGATAAACGCGCTGGTACAGCATGGCGACCAAAGAACTCACCGCCAACCTACAATGGTCCAACTCGCTTTCGTTTAGGCCTAGCCCAGTCAAAAAATGTCATGTCTGTGCGTGTTTTCCGCCAAGTGGGTTTAAATAACGCCATTAATTACATGACACGTTTTGGTTTTGAAAAAGCCAAGCTACCTCGCGATGAGTCATTATCATTGGGGTCTGCATCACTTACCCCACTTGAAGTTGCTGTTGCTTTCGCAACATTTGCCAATGGTGGTTTTAAAGTTGACCCCTACTTTATTGATCGTATTGAGAATGTTGATGGTGAAATCATTTATCAATCAACACCTAAACAAGCTTGTTTAGAATGTGAAAAACAAATTGCACTAGGCACTGATAACCCAGAATACTGGTTAGACGTCGAAGGTGATGCACTCGCAAAATGTGATATCGCCGCTTATGGCTCACCACAATTAGCGCCACGAATTATCACTGAACAAAATGCTTTCTTGATGCGTGAAGTGATGGCAAGTGTGATTTGGGGTGGTGGTAGTTGGCGTCATAAAACCGGTTGGAATGGTACCGGTTGGCGTGCGGCGGCGGCACTGAAACGACATGATATTGGTGGTAAAACCGGTACAACAAACGAGGCTAAAGACGCCTGGTTCTCGGGCTTCAACCCAGATCTATCAGCGACAAGCTGGATTGGTTTTGATGATCATAGCCGTGAGTTAGGCCGTGTTTCTCGCAACATTAATCTAGATAAACACCAAATTAGTGGTGGTGAAGCAGGGGCTAAAACAGCGCAACCTGCTTGGATCGAATTCATGCAAAAAGCACTGAAAGGAGTCCCAGAACGTCCAAGTGTATTACCGGATAATATAGTGCAAGTACGTATCGATCGAGAATCTGGGTTACTCACTCATAAGTCCGACTATACGGCACGTTTCGAGTACTTTATTAAAGGTACGGAACCAACCGAATACGTGAATAATCAAGATGCTGACTCGTCATTTGATGACATCGATAACAGCAATGAAAACAGTGGCGCAGTAGATGAATCACTCGATGACTTGTTTTAA
- a CDS encoding LysM-like peptidoglycan-binding domain-containing protein: protein MGSNVLYSLIEKTKLLFPSLAKRVSVLRNAFKSLPRLHRKLLPILSLIVIVLVLIPSSDITDSGNTTVNERKSITLTIAPTQNVANKAGLEQGPTSNTPQPIQIKVLDPENIDGEWRAHVIRKGDSVYRIFRQYDIPSAVLHALIAVPTPARYITQVRPGQVMSFYISTAGKLIQLRITDADSAPTLFSLREDGSYIYR from the coding sequence ATGGGGAGCAATGTATTATATTCTCTTATAGAAAAAACTAAATTATTATTTCCATCATTAGCAAAACGCGTCAGCGTATTGCGTAACGCATTCAAATCACTGCCACGCCTGCACCGTAAATTATTACCTATACTATCACTTATTGTCATAGTACTGGTGCTTATACCTAGCTCTGACATAACAGATTCGGGTAACACGACTGTGAATGAGCGCAAGTCAATCACACTGACCATCGCGCCGACTCAAAATGTAGCAAATAAAGCAGGTCTAGAACAGGGACCGACAAGTAATACGCCACAACCGATACAGATTAAAGTGCTGGATCCAGAAAATATTGATGGTGAGTGGCGAGCACACGTTATTCGTAAAGGTGATTCTGTTTATCGTATTTTCCGCCAGTATGATATACCTTCTGCCGTGCTGCATGCTTTAATCGCAGTACCAACGCCAGCGCGATATATCACCCAGGTACGACCCGGACAAGTGATGTCATTTTATATTTCGACGGCAGGTAAATTAATACAACTTCGAATTACAGATGCTGATAGCGCACCAACTTTATTTTCATTACGTGAAGATGGCAGCTATATCTATCGCTAG